One part of the Nocardioides zeae genome encodes these proteins:
- the atpD gene encoding F0F1 ATP synthase subunit beta: protein MTATVEETQVGGAAGSVGRIARVIGPVVDIEFPSDAMPSIYNALKVTFDLGGESTTITLEVAMHIGDGMVRAISMKPTDGLVRGLQVTDTGESITVPVGDVTLGKVFNTTGDCLNLPEGETLEVNERWGIHRKAPAFDQLESKTQMFETGIKVIDLLTPYVTGGKIGLFGGAGVGKTVLIQEMIARVARNHGGVSVFAGVGERTREGNDLMVEMEEAGVFGQTALVFGQMDEPPGTRLRVALSALTMAEYFRDVQKQDVLLFIDNIFRFTQAGSEVSTLLGRMPSAVGYQPNLADEMGQLQERITSTRGHSITSMQAIYVPADDYTDPAPATTFAHLDATTELSRDIASLGIYPAVDPLTSTSRILDPQYIGKEHYDCAIRVKQILQRNKELQDIIAILGVDELSEEDKVVVHRARRIQRFLSQNTYVAKQFTGIEGSTVSIADTIEAFNKIAEGEYDHVAEQAFFMCGGLDDVEAKWADIQKSL, encoded by the coding sequence ATGACTGCCACTGTTGAAGAGACCCAGGTCGGCGGGGCCGCTGGTTCCGTCGGTCGTATCGCCCGCGTCATCGGCCCGGTCGTGGACATCGAGTTCCCGTCCGACGCCATGCCGTCGATCTACAACGCCCTCAAGGTCACGTTCGACCTCGGCGGCGAGTCGACCACGATCACGCTCGAGGTCGCGATGCACATCGGCGACGGCATGGTCCGCGCCATCTCGATGAAGCCGACCGACGGCCTCGTCCGCGGCCTGCAGGTCACGGACACCGGTGAGTCCATCACCGTGCCCGTCGGCGACGTCACGCTCGGCAAGGTGTTCAACACCACCGGCGACTGCCTCAACCTCCCCGAGGGCGAGACGCTCGAGGTCAACGAGCGCTGGGGCATCCACCGCAAGGCGCCCGCGTTCGACCAGCTGGAGTCGAAGACCCAGATGTTCGAGACGGGCATCAAGGTCATCGACCTGCTGACGCCCTACGTGACCGGCGGCAAGATCGGCCTGTTCGGCGGCGCCGGCGTGGGCAAGACCGTGCTCATCCAGGAGATGATCGCGCGTGTGGCCCGCAACCACGGTGGTGTGTCGGTGTTCGCCGGCGTGGGTGAGCGCACCCGCGAGGGCAACGACCTCATGGTCGAGATGGAGGAGGCGGGCGTCTTCGGTCAGACCGCGCTCGTCTTCGGCCAGATGGACGAGCCGCCGGGCACCCGGCTGCGCGTCGCCCTGTCCGCGCTGACGATGGCGGAGTACTTCCGCGACGTGCAGAAGCAGGACGTGCTGCTGTTCATCGACAACATCTTCCGGTTCACGCAGGCCGGTTCCGAGGTGTCGACGCTGCTCGGCCGCATGCCCTCCGCGGTGGGCTACCAGCCCAACCTGGCCGACGAGATGGGTCAGCTCCAGGAGCGGATCACGTCGACGCGTGGTCACTCGATCACCTCGATGCAGGCGATCTACGTGCCCGCCGACGACTACACCGACCCGGCGCCGGCGACGACGTTCGCCCACCTCGACGCCACCACGGAGCTGTCGCGCGACATCGCGTCGCTCGGTATCTACCCGGCCGTGGACCCGCTCACGTCGACCTCGCGGATCCTCGACCCGCAGTACATCGGCAAGGAGCACTACGACTGCGCCATCCGCGTGAAGCAGATCCTGCAGCGCAACAAGGAGCTGCAGGACATCATCGCGATCCTCGGTGTCGACGAGCTCTCCGAGGAGGACAAGGTCGTCGTGCACCGCGCGCGTCGCATCCAGCGCTTCCTCTCGCAGAACACCTACGTGGCGAAGCAGTTCACGGGCATCGAGGGCTCGACGGTCTCCATCGCCGACACGATCGAGGCGTTCAACAAGATCGCCGAGGGCGAGTACGACCACGTCGCCGAGCAGGCGTTCTTCATGTGCGGTGGCCTCGACGACGTCGAGGCCAAGTGGGCCGACATCCAGAAGAGCCTCTGA
- a CDS encoding F0F1 ATP synthase subunit epsilon, which yields MAGSLHVELVSAERVVWSGEAVRVIARTVAGDVGILPGHAPLLSALSHGVVDIQSAEGETWIAAVSDGFLSVADDRVSVLSEYAELSHEIDVEKARADVERAKAAGEDDTEALDVLRTAEARIRAVETAS from the coding sequence ATGGCCGGCTCCCTGCACGTCGAGCTGGTCAGCGCCGAGCGCGTGGTGTGGTCGGGCGAGGCCGTCCGCGTCATCGCCCGCACGGTCGCGGGTGACGTGGGCATCCTGCCGGGTCACGCGCCGCTGCTCTCCGCGCTGTCGCACGGTGTGGTCGACATCCAGTCGGCCGAGGGCGAGACCTGGATCGCGGCCGTCTCCGACGGGTTCCTGTCGGTGGCGGACGACCGCGTGTCCGTGCTCTCCGAGTACGCCGAGCTGTCCCACGAGATCGATGTCGAGAAGGCGCGCGCCGACGTGGAGCGCGCCAAGGCTGCGGGCGAGGACGACACGGAGGCGCTCGACGTCCTCCGCACGGCCGAGGCCCGCATCCGAGCGGTCGAGACGGCCTCCTGA
- a CDS encoding DUF2550 domain-containing protein has translation MPLWQWLLDGVAALVVLVVLYGVALVVRRRAVSRHGATFELSVRLREDRPGRGWVLGLGRYQGDTLEWFRIFSVSPRPKRLWRRSELEYVGRRVPSGPECATLYADHLVVECRTPDGTVELALAPSSLMGLQAWIEAAPPGTAEHI, from the coding sequence ATGCCGCTGTGGCAGTGGCTGCTCGACGGCGTCGCTGCCCTCGTCGTCCTGGTCGTCCTCTACGGCGTCGCACTCGTGGTGCGGCGCCGTGCTGTGTCCCGGCACGGGGCCACCTTCGAGCTGAGCGTGCGGCTCCGCGAGGACCGTCCTGGACGCGGCTGGGTGCTCGGCCTGGGGCGCTACCAGGGCGACACGCTCGAGTGGTTCCGGATCTTCTCCGTCTCCCCGCGGCCGAAGCGCCTGTGGCGCCGTTCGGAGCTGGAGTACGTCGGGCGTCGGGTCCCGAGCGGCCCCGAGTGCGCGACGCTCTACGCCGACCACCTGGTGGTGGAGTGCCGCACGCCCGACGGCACCGTCGAGCTGGCCCTCGCGCCGTCGTCGCTCATGGGGCTGCAGGCCTGGATCGAGGCCGCCCCGCCGGGGACGGCCGAGCACATCTAG
- a CDS encoding SelT/SelW/SelH family protein, with the protein MASVRITYCTQCRWLLRATWYAGELLQTFEGDLDEVALAPATGGVFRVDVLVDGQRHGVWNRKTDGGFPEITELKRRVRDLAAPGRDLGHADRVRGD; encoded by the coding sequence GTGGCGTCGGTCCGGATCACCTACTGCACGCAGTGTCGCTGGCTGCTCCGAGCGACGTGGTACGCCGGCGAGCTGTTGCAGACCTTCGAGGGCGACCTCGACGAGGTCGCGCTGGCTCCCGCCACGGGTGGGGTGTTCCGGGTCGACGTGCTCGTCGACGGTCAGCGCCACGGGGTGTGGAACCGCAAGACCGACGGCGGGTTCCCCGAGATCACCGAGCTCAAGCGGCGGGTGCGGGACCTGGCGGCGCCGGGTCGGGACCTCGGCCATGCGGACCGGGTGCGCGGCGACTGA
- a CDS encoding cob(I)yrinic acid a,c-diamide adenosyltransferase translates to MVNLTRIYTRTGDAGRTRLGDMSETSKTDARLEAYAVVDEANAHIGVALATGGLDDDVVAVLTHVQNDLFDVGADFCTPVVEEPEFPPLRIEPDYVDRLEGWCDHYNEDLPKLRSFILNGGTAAAAHLHVARTVVRRAERAAWAAWDEYADSMNAVAITYLNRLSDLLFILARHANRENGDVLWVPGGERG, encoded by the coding sequence ATGGTCAACCTGACGCGCATCTACACCCGCACCGGCGACGCCGGTCGCACCCGGCTCGGTGACATGAGCGAGACCAGCAAGACCGACGCGCGCCTCGAGGCCTACGCCGTCGTCGACGAGGCCAACGCCCACATCGGGGTCGCCCTGGCGACGGGCGGGCTCGACGACGACGTCGTGGCGGTGCTGACCCACGTGCAGAACGACCTCTTCGACGTCGGCGCGGACTTCTGCACGCCGGTGGTCGAGGAGCCCGAGTTCCCGCCCCTGCGGATCGAGCCCGACTACGTCGACCGCCTCGAGGGCTGGTGCGACCACTACAACGAGGACCTGCCGAAGCTGCGGTCGTTCATCCTGAACGGCGGCACCGCCGCGGCCGCCCACCTCCACGTGGCCCGCACCGTCGTGCGTCGGGCCGAGCGCGCCGCCTGGGCAGCCTGGGACGAGTACGCCGACTCGATGAACGCCGTCGCCATCACGTACCTCAACCGGCTCTCCGACCTGCTCTTCATCCTGGCCCGGCACGCGAACCGCGAGAACGGCGACGTGCTGTGGGTCCCGGGTGGCGAGCGCGGCTGA
- a CDS encoding STAS domain-containing protein has product MADTATIGTIGRRTSAGNRLQIVGDGPRLELVGDFDARSTSQVRPVLHDAMAVHERVVVDLAGVANVDLTALRVLAAASRRAHHEGRHLVLASPRPVVVRLMHLSHLARLLEVERLAVPA; this is encoded by the coding sequence ATGGCTGACACCGCGACGATCGGCACGATCGGGCGACGCACGAGCGCGGGGAACCGCCTGCAGATCGTCGGGGACGGTCCGCGGCTGGAGCTCGTCGGTGACTTCGACGCGCGCAGCACGTCGCAGGTGCGCCCGGTGCTCCACGACGCCATGGCCGTGCACGAGCGCGTCGTCGTCGATCTGGCCGGGGTCGCGAACGTCGACCTGACGGCGCTGCGGGTGCTCGCCGCGGCCAGCCGTCGGGCGCACCACGAGGGTCGTCACCTCGTGCTGGCCTCGCCCCGTCCCGTCGTCGTGCGCCTCATGCACCTCTCCCACCTCGCCCGCCTGCTCGAGGTGGAACGGCTCGCCGTCCCCGCGTGA
- a CDS encoding protein meaA, with translation MSDSSNGAVDAAAAPTPAAVPERPAKDRPWVMRTYAGHSTAEASNALYRSNLEKGQTGLSVAFDLPTQTGYDPTSPLARGEVGKVGVPVPHLGEMRKLFDGIPLTSMNTSMTINATAMWLLAMYQVAAEEQNPELDPAEVAQQLAGTTQNDIIKEYLSRGTYVFPPEHSLRLISDMIAYTVHQIPKWNPINICSYHLQEAGATPTQELAYSLCTAIAVLDAVKAAGQVSEEDFEKVVGRISFFVNAGVRFVEEMSKMRAFVRLWDEITADRYGVTDPKMRRFRYGVQVNSLGLTESQPENNVQRIVLEMLAVTLSKDARARAVQLPAWNEALGLPRPWDQQWSLRLQQVLAYESDLLEYADIFDGSHVIEAKVTELVEGAKAEIDRVQAMGGAIAAVESGYMKQALVSSHAARRARIEAGDEIIVGVNKFTTTESSPLTADLDGAIQTADPEAERSAIASVEAWKAQRDEAAVTAALEKLAADAKDDTNLMHATLAAARAGVTTGEWAATLREVFGEFRAPTGVSGAVGVAEAGAELTAVREKVAATGEELGGRLRLLVGKPGLDGHSNGAEQVAVRARDAGFEVIYQGIRLTPEQIVAAAVAEDVHCVGLSILSGSHMELVPDVLEGLKAAGAGDIPVIVGGIIPDSDGKRLQELGVAAVYTPKDFGLTEIMGGIVDVIRAANGLD, from the coding sequence ATGAGCGACTCCTCGAACGGCGCCGTCGACGCCGCCGCCGCGCCGACCCCCGCCGCCGTGCCCGAGCGGCCGGCGAAGGACCGGCCGTGGGTGATGCGGACCTACGCGGGCCACTCGACCGCCGAGGCCTCCAACGCGCTCTACCGCTCGAACCTCGAGAAGGGGCAGACCGGCCTGTCGGTCGCCTTCGACCTGCCGACCCAGACCGGCTACGACCCGACGAGCCCGCTCGCGCGCGGAGAGGTCGGCAAGGTCGGCGTGCCCGTGCCGCACCTCGGGGAGATGCGCAAGCTCTTCGACGGCATCCCGCTGACGTCGATGAACACGTCGATGACGATCAACGCCACCGCGATGTGGCTCCTCGCGATGTACCAGGTGGCGGCCGAGGAGCAGAACCCGGAGCTCGACCCCGCCGAGGTCGCCCAGCAGCTCGCGGGCACGACGCAGAACGACATCATCAAGGAGTACCTGTCGCGGGGGACGTACGTCTTCCCGCCGGAGCACTCCCTCCGCCTGATCAGCGACATGATCGCCTACACGGTCCACCAGATCCCGAAGTGGAACCCGATCAACATCTGCAGCTACCACCTGCAGGAGGCCGGGGCCACGCCGACCCAGGAGCTGGCCTACTCGCTGTGCACCGCCATCGCCGTCCTCGACGCGGTGAAGGCCGCCGGGCAGGTCAGCGAGGAGGACTTCGAGAAGGTCGTCGGCCGCATCTCGTTCTTCGTCAACGCCGGGGTGCGGTTCGTCGAGGAGATGTCCAAGATGCGCGCCTTCGTGCGCCTCTGGGACGAGATCACCGCCGACCGCTACGGCGTGACCGACCCGAAGATGCGCCGCTTCCGCTACGGCGTGCAGGTGAACAGCCTCGGGCTCACGGAGTCGCAGCCCGAGAACAACGTCCAGCGCATCGTGCTGGAGATGCTCGCGGTCACGCTCAGCAAGGACGCCCGGGCGCGCGCCGTCCAGCTCCCGGCGTGGAACGAGGCGCTGGGGCTGCCCCGGCCGTGGGACCAGCAGTGGTCGCTCCGCCTGCAGCAGGTGCTCGCCTACGAGTCCGACCTCCTGGAGTACGCCGACATCTTCGACGGCAGCCACGTCATCGAGGCCAAGGTGACCGAGCTGGTCGAGGGCGCCAAGGCCGAGATCGACCGGGTGCAGGCCATGGGCGGCGCGATCGCCGCGGTCGAGTCGGGCTACATGAAGCAGGCCCTCGTGTCCTCCCACGCGGCCCGACGGGCGCGCATCGAGGCCGGTGACGAGATCATCGTCGGCGTCAACAAGTTCACGACGACCGAGTCCTCGCCGCTGACGGCCGACCTCGACGGCGCGATCCAGACCGCCGACCCCGAGGCCGAGCGGTCCGCCATCGCCTCGGTCGAGGCGTGGAAGGCACAGCGGGACGAGGCCGCGGTGACGGCGGCCCTGGAGAAGCTCGCCGCCGACGCCAAGGACGACACGAACCTCATGCACGCGACCCTGGCGGCCGCGCGGGCGGGAGTGACCACGGGGGAGTGGGCCGCGACCCTGCGCGAGGTCTTCGGCGAGTTCCGAGCCCCCACCGGCGTGTCCGGCGCCGTGGGCGTGGCCGAGGCCGGCGCCGAGCTCACGGCCGTGCGCGAGAAGGTCGCCGCCACCGGGGAGGAGCTCGGTGGTCGCCTGCGGCTGCTCGTCGGCAAGCCGGGCCTCGACGGGCACTCCAACGGCGCCGAGCAGGTGGCCGTGCGGGCCCGCGACGCCGGCTTCGAGGTCATCTACCAGGGCATCCGCCTCACGCCCGAGCAGATCGTGGCGGCGGCGGTCGCCGAGGACGTGCACTGCGTCGGCCTCTCCATCCTGTCGGGCTCCCACATGGAGCTCGTGCCCGACGTGCTGGAGGGCCTGAAGGCCGCGGGCGCGGGTGACATCCCGGTCATCGTGGGCGGGATCATCCCCGACTCCGACGGCAAGCGGCTGCAGGAGCTGGGCGTGGCTGCGGTCTACACGCCCAAGGACTTCGGCCTCACCGAGATCATGGGCGGCATCGTCGACGTGATCCGCGCCGCCAACGGTCTCGACTGA
- a CDS encoding ferritin, with the protein MPAARFAEQLNVQIGNELAAHNQYLACAVYYDALTMPQMAAFFYGQALEEREHALMMVQYLLDTDAAVTIPGVEAPTSSFDDVIAPVALALAQEKRVTEQINGLLRIAREESDYASEQFMQWFIKEQVEEIATMSDLLTVVTRSKDDVNDIEEYVAREQGGAGADPTAPPVAGA; encoded by the coding sequence ATGCCCGCAGCCCGTTTCGCCGAGCAGCTCAACGTCCAGATCGGCAACGAGCTCGCCGCCCACAACCAGTACCTCGCCTGCGCGGTCTACTACGACGCCCTGACGATGCCCCAGATGGCTGCCTTCTTCTACGGCCAGGCGCTCGAGGAGCGGGAGCACGCGCTCATGATGGTGCAGTACCTCCTCGACACCGACGCCGCGGTGACGATCCCCGGCGTCGAGGCGCCCACGTCGTCCTTCGACGACGTCATCGCTCCCGTCGCGCTGGCGCTCGCGCAGGAGAAGCGCGTCACCGAGCAGATCAACGGCCTGCTGCGGATCGCCCGCGAGGAGTCCGACTACGCCTCCGAGCAGTTCATGCAGTGGTTCATCAAGGAGCAGGTCGAGGAGATCGCCACGATGAGCGACCTGCTGACCGTCGTCACCCGCAGCAAGGACGACGTCAACGACATCGAGGAGTACGTCGCCCGCGAGCAGGGCGGCGCCGGCGCCGACCCGACCGCCCCGCCGGTCGCGGGCGCCTGA
- a CDS encoding FAD-dependent oxidoreductase, which translates to MSRVIVVGAGVVGLTAAVRLLEAGHRVDVVARDLPLETTSVVAGAVWYPYLAFPRARVGDWGRTSYAVLDALSDTDPDAGVRMREGTEVHRTRVPDPWWADGGPPIARETALPPGYVDGWTFRAPVLDMPVHLRWLVRRVEELGGTLTRMNLSALPSHADVVVNCSGIGSRLLAGDRTVVPIRGQVVVVEQIGLERWWLDESGEHPTYVLPREHEIVVGGTAVEGEWSRTPSPEAARDILERAAVLVPALRGAKVLRHKVGLRPLRAAVRVERQGDVVHCYGHGGAGVTLAWGCAEEVTRLVGTA; encoded by the coding sequence GTGAGCCGTGTCATCGTCGTCGGGGCCGGCGTCGTCGGCCTCACGGCGGCGGTGCGCCTGCTCGAGGCCGGACACCGCGTCGACGTCGTCGCGCGCGACCTCCCGCTGGAGACGACGTCGGTCGTGGCCGGGGCCGTCTGGTACCCGTACCTCGCCTTCCCCCGCGCTCGCGTCGGGGACTGGGGGCGCACGTCGTACGCCGTCCTCGACGCCCTCAGCGACACCGATCCCGACGCCGGCGTGCGGATGCGGGAGGGCACCGAGGTGCACCGCACCCGCGTGCCCGACCCGTGGTGGGCCGACGGCGGACCGCCGATCGCGCGGGAGACGGCGCTGCCGCCGGGGTACGTCGACGGGTGGACCTTCCGCGCCCCGGTGCTCGACATGCCGGTGCACCTGCGGTGGCTGGTGCGGCGCGTCGAGGAGCTGGGGGGCACGCTCACCCGGATGAACCTCTCGGCGCTCCCGTCCCACGCCGACGTGGTCGTCAACTGCTCCGGGATCGGGTCGCGCCTGCTGGCGGGGGACCGCACCGTGGTGCCCATCCGCGGACAGGTGGTCGTGGTCGAGCAGATCGGCCTCGAGCGCTGGTGGTTGGACGAGAGCGGTGAGCACCCGACGTACGTGCTGCCGCGCGAGCACGAGATCGTCGTGGGTGGCACGGCCGTCGAGGGGGAGTGGAGCCGCACGCCGTCGCCGGAGGCAGCACGCGACATCCTCGAGCGTGCCGCGGTGCTGGTGCCCGCCCTGCGCGGCGCGAAGGTGCTGCGGCACAAGGTCGGGCTCCGTCCGCTGCGGGCCGCGGTCCGTGTCGAGCGCCAGGGCGACGTGGTGCACTGCTACGGCCACGGTGGCGCCGGCGTCACCCTCGCCTGGGGGTGTGCCGAGGAGGTCACCCGGCTGGTGGGGACCGCCTGA
- a CDS encoding DUF952 domain-containing protein — protein MLIHHVATAADWASAQATGAYETSTRGRTLAQEGFLHAARPEQVAGVLARYYADVTEPLVLLTVDTDLLDELGVPWREDPVGDDTFPHVYAALPPPAVVAVEPVEAR, from the coding sequence ATGCTGATCCACCACGTCGCCACCGCCGCCGACTGGGCCTCCGCCCAGGCCACGGGCGCCTACGAGACCTCGACCCGGGGACGCACCCTCGCCCAGGAGGGCTTCCTCCACGCGGCGCGACCGGAGCAGGTCGCCGGGGTGCTCGCGCGGTACTACGCCGACGTGACCGAGCCGCTCGTGCTGCTCACCGTCGACACCGACCTCCTCGACGAGCTCGGCGTGCCGTGGCGCGAGGACCCCGTCGGGGACGACACCTTCCCCCACGTGTACGCCGCGCTCCCGCCCCCCGCGGTCGTGGCGGTCGAGCCGGTCGAGGCGCGCTGA